The following are encoded in a window of candidate division KSB1 bacterium genomic DNA:
- a CDS encoding acyl-CoA carboxylase subunit beta: protein MSIERKILELKQKQEIARLGGGIESIEKQHAKGKLTARERINLLLDKNSFEELDMFRTSTTSQVGLGDRQVFGDGIITGYGSIFGRLVFVYSFDFTVYGGSLSQVVAEKVVKVMDMAAKVGAPVIGINDSGGARIQEGVDALAGYTDIFLRNVLYSGVIPQISAVVGPAAGGAVYSPALTDFIFMVRRTSFMFLTGPKVVKQVTHEEVSADELGGADVHATKSGITHFTFDDEYSLFEGIRNLLRYLPQNNMEEPVAIPNTDPPERLSEELNYVVPESPNKPYDMKAIVKTVLDNNEFMEVQELYAPNIVIGFGRLNGRAVGVVANQPKHLAGVLDCKASVKAARFVRFCDCFNIPVVTFEDVPGFMPGTAQEYNGIIAHGAKLLYAYAEATVPKITVITRKAYGGAFCVMNSKHLRGDIVYAWPTAEIAVMGPEGASEIIYAKEIQAAEDPEKKLAEKIQEYREKFANPYVAASRGMIDEVIEPKITRYKLIKALEMLKNKRDENPPKKHGNIPL, encoded by the coding sequence ATGAGCATTGAGCGCAAGATTCTCGAGCTAAAGCAGAAGCAGGAGATTGCCCGTCTCGGCGGGGGCATTGAATCTATCGAAAAGCAGCACGCCAAGGGGAAGCTCACCGCGCGCGAGCGCATCAACTTGCTGCTTGATAAGAACAGCTTTGAAGAATTGGACATGTTTCGCACCTCCACCACTAGCCAAGTGGGGCTCGGCGACAGGCAGGTGTTCGGGGATGGGATCATCACCGGCTACGGCAGTATCTTTGGTCGGCTGGTGTTTGTCTACTCATTCGACTTTACCGTGTACGGCGGGTCACTGTCCCAGGTAGTGGCGGAGAAGGTGGTGAAGGTCATGGATATGGCGGCCAAGGTGGGGGCACCCGTCATCGGCATCAACGACTCGGGCGGCGCCCGCATCCAAGAAGGAGTCGATGCCCTGGCCGGTTACACCGACATTTTCCTTCGCAATGTGCTCTATTCGGGTGTCATTCCACAAATCAGCGCCGTGGTGGGGCCAGCCGCAGGCGGCGCCGTCTACTCCCCTGCTTTGACCGACTTTATCTTCATGGTCCGCCGCACCTCGTTCATGTTTCTCACCGGGCCCAAGGTGGTCAAACAGGTGACGCACGAAGAGGTCTCGGCCGACGAATTGGGCGGTGCAGACGTTCACGCAACCAAGAGCGGTATCACCCATTTCACCTTCGACGACGAGTACAGCCTGTTCGAGGGCATCCGCAATCTGCTTCGCTACCTCCCCCAGAACAACATGGAGGAGCCGGTGGCGATTCCCAATACCGACCCCCCGGAACGCCTCAGCGAGGAGCTCAACTACGTCGTGCCGGAAAGCCCCAACAAGCCCTACGACATGAAAGCCATCGTCAAGACCGTGCTGGACAACAACGAGTTCATGGAGGTGCAGGAGCTTTATGCTCCCAACATCGTCATCGGCTTTGGCCGTCTGAATGGGCGGGCAGTGGGTGTGGTAGCCAACCAGCCTAAACATCTGGCAGGGGTACTGGACTGCAAGGCCTCGGTAAAGGCGGCGCGCTTTGTGCGCTTTTGCGACTGTTTCAACATCCCAGTGGTCACCTTCGAGGACGTCCCCGGTTTCATGCCCGGCACAGCCCAGGAATACAACGGTATCATCGCCCATGGGGCCAAACTACTCTATGCCTACGCCGAGGCCACCGTGCCAAAGATTACGGTCATCACGCGCAAGGCATACGGCGGCGCCTTCTGCGTGATGAACTCCAAACATCTGCGCGGTGACATCGTCTATGCCTGGCCCACAGCCGAGATTGCAGTGATGGGTCCCGAAGGGGCAAGCGAGATCATTTATGCCAAAGAGATTCAGGCCGCCGAAGACCCTGAGAAGAAGTTAGCGGAAAAGATTCAGGAATACCGCGAAAAGTTCGCCAATCCCTATGTGGCCGCAAGCCGCGGCATGATCGACGAGGTGATCGAGCCCAAGATCACTCGCTACAAGCTCATCAAGGCCCTGGAGATGTTGAAAAACAAGCGGGACGAAAACCCGCCCAAGAAGCACGGCAACATTCCGCTGTAG
- a CDS encoding OadG family protein has translation MTESHRLLDALVVVGAGVTVVFVGLVLIWFAISLFNWLFSRRTRVAPPQEAPPPSATHQEVPLAHLLAIGTAVELYRRLHLDVPESAVTFERGDERTGWKLGVRYGQRQHPVR, from the coding sequence ATGACGGAAAGTCACCGGTTATTAGACGCCCTGGTGGTAGTCGGTGCGGGCGTCACGGTAGTCTTTGTAGGCCTGGTGCTCATCTGGTTTGCCATTTCCCTTTTTAACTGGCTTTTCAGTCGACGCACCAGGGTGGCACCGCCGCAGGAGGCACCTCCGCCGTCCGCCACGCATCAGGAAGTGCCGCTCGCACACCTTCTGGCCATCGGTACGGCAGTGGAGCTTTACCGCCGGCTGCATCTTGACGTTCCGGAGAGCGCGGTTACCTTCGAGCGTGGCGACGAGCGTACCGGATGGAAGCTTGGGGTGCGGTACGGCCAGCGGCAACACCCCGTGAGGTAA